From Kamptonema formosum PCC 6407, a single genomic window includes:
- a CDS encoding GAF domain-containing protein: protein MTFSNAGSVLATLTQVNRMGALAARVKDLPVAEFVCLLDFITAEFQQFLRAIDLINNEALETLLEQLLDAFTLKIGQILQADVTTIFLVNSNKAQLWYKTVDPTTKKAQEIRLPMNVGILGHVANTGECLNVVDAYNHPLFNREVDELPGYETHTILCMPIFSTKSENAPVAVVRLLNKAGNQPFNEEDEQQFRAFADSIGIILESCQSFYVAARNQRGVAALLRATTTLGQSLDLETTLRAVMEQARDLMQADRSTLFLLSKETNELWTKVAKADGKTLMEIRIPANKGIAGYVASTGQTLNINDAYTDPRFDPSTDHRTGYETRNMLCMPVYNAKGELIGVTQLINKNQGSFTNSDEEFLRAFNAQAGIALQNSQLFENVLVEKQYQKDILQSLTDVVISTDMQGRIVTINEAALGLLGCPIDQPNGKQNRQLWEERLVDRYVWEVVPIDNIRFRLEDSLRNAARHYVPEQTLTVGLLIESPEFAEEGETYILTIPDRNDPDIFYAWGENSPESGQIPVVTNAQAPFHITHSPLGYPQCAVPIPRSQVTVVERSLNLTVNPLTNPEGGVRGGIVVLEDISREKRMKTTMYRYMTPGVVEQVMALGEGAMMVGERKDVTILFSDIRGYTTITENLGASEVVALLNQYFETMVEAVFRYEGTLDKFIGDALMAVFGAPLPLKEHAWMAIETALEMRWRLKEFNTSRPSETNFKIGIGISSGEVVSGNIGSEKRMDYTVIGDAVNLSSRLEELTKQYGCDIILSEFTYNLCRDRIWVRELDKVRVKGKNQAVSIYELIDRQTVPLTGEIEQFLELYKRGREAYICGNFHQAISYFESAKLMRPTDMAVEVHLERSRLYLEVPPPDDWDGVHTMKTK, encoded by the coding sequence ATGACATTCTCCAATGCTGGTAGCGTTCTGGCTACACTCACTCAAGTCAATCGCATGGGGGCATTAGCCGCCCGCGTGAAGGATCTGCCAGTTGCCGAATTTGTCTGCCTGCTGGACTTTATCACCGCTGAATTTCAGCAATTTCTGCGTGCGATCGACCTCATCAACAATGAAGCTCTAGAAACTCTTTTAGAGCAACTTTTAGATGCCTTCACCCTCAAAATTGGTCAGATTCTGCAAGCCGATGTCACAACTATATTTTTAGTTAACTCAAATAAAGCTCAACTTTGGTATAAAACCGTCGATCCAACTACCAAAAAAGCTCAAGAAATTCGCCTCCCAATGAACGTCGGTATTTTGGGTCACGTTGCCAATACCGGAGAATGTCTCAATGTAGTTGACGCTTATAATCATCCCCTATTTAACCGGGAAGTTGACGAACTCCCAGGGTATGAAACCCATACAATTCTTTGTATGCCGATTTTCAGCACCAAGAGCGAAAATGCTCCGGTAGCAGTAGTACGGCTCTTAAACAAAGCAGGGAATCAGCCTTTTAATGAAGAAGACGAACAACAATTTCGTGCTTTTGCCGACTCAATTGGAATTATTCTTGAAAGTTGTCAATCTTTCTATGTCGCCGCCCGCAACCAGCGAGGAGTTGCTGCACTTTTGAGAGCGACAACAACATTAGGGCAAAGCCTTGACTTAGAAACAACTTTGCGAGCTGTAATGGAGCAAGCCCGCGATTTAATGCAAGCCGATCGGAGTACCCTATTTCTACTGAGTAAAGAAACCAACGAACTCTGGACAAAAGTAGCCAAAGCCGACGGCAAAACCCTAATGGAAATCCGTATTCCTGCCAATAAAGGCATTGCTGGTTATGTAGCTTCTACTGGTCAAACTCTCAATATTAATGATGCTTATACCGATCCTCGCTTCGATCCGAGTACCGATCATCGTACTGGTTATGAGACGAGAAATATGCTCTGTATGCCAGTTTATAACGCCAAAGGCGAACTAATCGGTGTTACTCAGTTAATTAATAAAAATCAAGGTAGTTTTACTAATTCTGATGAAGAATTTTTGCGGGCTTTTAATGCTCAAGCAGGTATTGCCCTCCAAAACTCGCAATTATTTGAAAATGTTTTAGTGGAAAAGCAATATCAGAAAGACATCTTACAAAGTCTCACAGATGTTGTGATTTCTACGGATATGCAGGGTCGAATTGTCACGATTAATGAAGCCGCTTTAGGATTACTTGGTTGTCCCATCGATCAACCCAATGGTAAACAGAATCGACAACTTTGGGAAGAGAGACTGGTCGATCGCTATGTTTGGGAAGTTGTACCTATTGACAATATACGATTTCGACTAGAAGACAGTTTGAGGAATGCGGCTAGACATTATGTACCGGAACAAACTTTAACTGTGGGTTTATTAATAGAATCGCCAGAATTTGCAGAGGAAGGAGAAACTTATATTCTGACAATTCCCGATCGCAACGATCCCGATATCTTTTACGCTTGGGGAGAAAATAGCCCCGAATCAGGTCAAATTCCAGTAGTTACTAATGCTCAAGCTCCCTTTCATATTACTCATTCTCCCCTGGGTTATCCTCAATGTGCGGTTCCAATTCCTCGTTCTCAAGTTACAGTAGTTGAACGTAGTTTGAATCTAACTGTCAACCCCCTAACTAATCCTGAAGGGGGGGTGCGTGGCGGTATTGTAGTGCTCGAAGATATTTCGAGAGAAAAGCGGATGAAAACTACAATGTATCGTTATATGACCCCTGGAGTAGTTGAGCAAGTAATGGCTTTAGGTGAAGGGGCGATGATGGTAGGTGAACGTAAAGATGTGACTATTTTATTTTCAGATATTCGGGGATATACGACGATTACAGAAAATTTAGGCGCATCGGAAGTGGTAGCGCTTTTAAATCAGTATTTTGAGACAATGGTAGAAGCTGTTTTTCGCTATGAAGGAACTTTAGATAAGTTTATTGGTGATGCGTTGATGGCGGTTTTTGGAGCACCTTTGCCTTTGAAGGAACACGCTTGGATGGCGATTGAAACAGCTTTGGAAATGCGCTGGCGGTTGAAAGAATTTAATACTTCTCGACCTAGTGAGACTAACTTTAAGATTGGAATTGGGATTAGTTCGGGGGAGGTAGTTTCGGGTAATATTGGTTCGGAAAAGCGGATGGATTATACGGTGATTGGAGATGCGGTGAATTTAAGTTCTCGCTTGGAAGAACTGACGAAACAGTATGGCTGCGATATTATTTTGAGTGAGTTTACTTATAATTTGTGTCGCGACCGAATTTGGGTACGGGAGTTAGATAAAGTGCGGGTTAAGGGCAAAAATCAAGCCGTAAGTATTTATGAGTTAATCGATCGGCAAACAGTGCCATTAACTGGGGAAATAGAACAATTTTTAGAATTATATAAGCGGGGTAGAGAGGCTTATATTTGTGGAAATTTTCATCAAGCTATTAGTTATTTTGAGAGTGCGAAGCTAATGCGCCCAACGGATATGGCTGTGGAAGTTCACCTTGAGCGATCGCGCCTTTATTTAGAAGTACCACCGCCTGATGATTGGGATGGTGTTCATACTATGAAAACTAAGTAA
- a CDS encoding glycosyltransferase, translating to MRVALFTETFLPKIDGIVTRLIHTVEHLQRAGDKVLIFSPDGGLTEYKGATIYGVEGFPLPMYPELKMALPRPSIGQKLEEFQPDIIHVANPAILGLAGLYYGKKLNIPLLASYHTHLPKYLHHYGFGMLEPLLWELLKGAHNQAELNLCTSTAMVEELRSHGIERVDLWQRGVDTEMYQPQFATPEMRDRLSQGNPESPLLLYVGRLGAEKEIDRIKPVLASIPNARLALVGDGPHRQTLEQYFAGTPTYFAGYLRGRELASAYACADAFIFPSRTETLGLVLLEAMAAGTPVVAARSGGIPDIVTDGVNGYLFDPADEEGAIAATQRLFAQPQEGETLRQNARIEAERWGWAAATHQLRRYYESVILAESLPKAA from the coding sequence ATGAGAGTCGCTCTTTTTACTGAAACATTTCTGCCGAAAATAGATGGGATTGTCACGCGGTTGATTCACACAGTTGAACACCTACAACGCGCTGGCGATAAAGTTCTAATTTTTTCCCCAGATGGTGGGCTAACAGAGTACAAAGGAGCCACAATTTACGGTGTTGAAGGCTTTCCGTTGCCGATGTACCCGGAATTGAAAATGGCATTGCCGCGTCCGTCAATTGGACAGAAACTAGAAGAGTTTCAACCAGATATTATTCATGTGGCTAATCCGGCTATTTTGGGACTGGCGGGTTTGTACTATGGCAAAAAGTTGAATATTCCGCTGTTGGCTTCTTATCACACTCATTTGCCAAAATACCTGCACCATTATGGTTTTGGAATGCTTGAGCCTTTGTTGTGGGAATTACTAAAGGGAGCTCATAATCAGGCTGAGTTAAATCTTTGTACTTCAACGGCGATGGTGGAAGAGTTACGATCGCACGGTATTGAGCGTGTAGACTTGTGGCAGCGAGGCGTAGATACGGAGATGTATCAACCCCAGTTTGCAACGCCAGAAATGCGCGATCGCCTCAGCCAAGGCAATCCAGAGAGCCCACTCTTACTCTACGTCGGTCGCCTCGGTGCAGAAAAAGAAATCGATCGCATCAAACCCGTCTTAGCATCAATTCCTAACGCCCGCCTCGCCTTAGTCGGAGATGGCCCCCACCGCCAAACTTTAGAACAATATTTCGCCGGTACTCCCACCTATTTTGCAGGCTATCTCCGAGGCAGAGAACTCGCCTCAGCCTACGCTTGTGCCGATGCCTTCATTTTTCCCTCCCGCACCGAAACACTAGGCTTAGTGCTCCTAGAAGCGATGGCTGCGGGTACGCCCGTAGTCGCGGCAAGGTCAGGGGGAATCCCCGATATTGTCACCGATGGTGTTAACGGCTATTTATTTGACCCAGCAGATGAGGAAGGTGCGATCGCAGCTACTCAGCGCTTATTTGCCCAACCCCAAGAAGGCGAAACCCTCCGCCAAAACGCCCGTATTGAAGCTGAACGTTGGGGTTGGGCCGCTGCCACTCACCAACTGCGGCGGTACTATGAATCGGTAATCTTGGCTGAGTCACTGCCAAAAGCCGCATAG
- a CDS encoding DUF4291 domain-containing protein codes for MNLLTLPYLTQVSRWPKAGRHILAQFDENSIVVYQAYRPAIGDFAALHGYFGGEFKLSRMSWIKPNFLWMMYRSGWGTKEGQEVILAVRLKRSAFDEVLTAAVHSTFVSEVYASEKEWKQAAKNSSVRLQWDPDHHPNGSQEERRAIQLGLRGEILVHYAQDWIINIEDISEFVQEQHQNLKEGMANLLTPSEEVYPITNSDTAKRLQISVT; via the coding sequence ATGAATCTGCTAACCTTACCTTACCTAACGCAAGTAAGCCGATGGCCAAAAGCTGGTCGTCATATTTTGGCACAATTTGACGAAAATTCCATAGTAGTCTACCAAGCCTATCGCCCAGCTATTGGCGACTTTGCAGCTTTACATGGTTATTTTGGTGGGGAATTTAAACTCAGCCGCATGAGTTGGATTAAGCCTAACTTTCTCTGGATGATGTACCGTTCCGGGTGGGGGACAAAAGAGGGTCAAGAAGTAATTCTCGCTGTCCGCTTAAAGCGAAGTGCTTTTGATGAAGTTTTGACCGCAGCCGTACATTCTACTTTTGTTTCAGAGGTTTATGCTAGTGAAAAAGAATGGAAACAAGCGGCTAAAAATTCATCTGTGAGGCTGCAATGGGACCCCGACCATCACCCCAACGGTTCCCAAGAAGAGAGGCGGGCTATTCAGTTAGGTTTAAGGGGGGAAATTTTGGTTCATTACGCGCAGGATTGGATTATCAATATTGAAGATATTTCCGAATTTGTGCAGGAACAGCACCAAAATCTTAAAGAAGGTATGGCAAACTTGCTAACACCCAGCGAGGAAGTATATCCGATTACTAATTCCGACACTGCAAAGAGGCTACAAATATCAGTTACCTAA